From a region of the Pongo abelii isolate AG06213 chromosome 9, NHGRI_mPonAbe1-v2.0_pri, whole genome shotgun sequence genome:
- the LOC100446502 gene encoding LOW QUALITY PROTEIN: olfactory receptor 5B12-like (The sequence of the model RefSeq protein was modified relative to this genomic sequence to represent the inferred CDS: inserted 1 base in 1 codon; deleted 1 base in 1 codon), which yields MENNTEVTEFILVRLTDDPELQIPLFIVFLFIYLITLVGNLGMIELILLDSCLHTPMYFFLSNLSLVDFGYSSGVTPKVMVGFLTGDKFILHNARATKFFXFVAFITAESFLLASMAYDRYAALCKPLHYTTIMTTNVCACLAIGSYVCGFLNASIHTRNTFRLSFCRSNVVEHFFCDASPLLALSCSNNYISEMVIFFVVGFNDLFSMLVILISYLFIFITILKMHSSEGCQKAFSTCASHLTAVSIFYGTGIFMYLRPSSSHFMGTDKMASVFYAIVIPMSNPLVYSLRNKEVKSAFKKTVAKAKASIGFIF from the exons ATGGAGAACAACACAGAGGTGACTGAATTCATTCTTGTGAGGTTAACTGATGACCCAGAACTGCAGATCCCACTCTTCATAGTCTTCCTTTTCATCTACCTCATCACTCTGGTTGGGAACCTGGGGATGATTGAGTTGATTCTATTGGACTCCTgtctccacacccccatgtacttcttcctcagTAACCTCTCCCTGGTGGACTTTGGTTATTCCTCAGGTGTCACTCCCAAGGTGATGGTGGGGTTCCTCACAGGAGACAAATTCATATTACACAATGCTCGTGCCACAAAATTCT TCTTTGTAGCCTTTATCACTGCAGAAAGTTTCCTCCTGGCATCAATGGCCTATGACCGCTATGCAGCATTGTGTAAACCCCTGCATTACACCACCATCATGACAACAAATGTATGTGCTTGCCTGGCCATAGGCTCCTACGTCTGTGGTTTCCTGAATGCATCCATTCATACTAGGAACACTTTCAGGCTCTCCTTCTGTAGATCCAATGTAGTTGAACAC TTTTTCTGTGATGCTTCTCCTCTCTTGGCTCTCTCATGTTCAAACAACTACATCAGTGAGATGgttattttttttgtggtgggATTCAATGACCTCTTTTCTATGCTGGTAATCTTGATCTcctacttatttatatttatcaccATCCTGAAGATGCACTCATCTGAAGGATGCCAGAAGGCCTTTTCCACTTGTGCTTCCCACCTTACTGCAGTTTCCATCTTTTATGGGACAGGCATTTTTATGTACTTACGACCTAGCTCCAGCCATTTCATGGGCACTGACAAAATGGCATCTGTGTTCTATGCCATAGTCATTCCCATGTCGAATCCACTGGTCTACAGCCTGAGGAACAAAGAGGTTAAGAGTGCCTTTAAAAAGACTGTAGCGAAGGCAAAGGCCTCTATAGgattcatattttaa